The window CGCCTTTTCCGAGCGGCCCTCGACCGTGGCGACTTCAGACCCGTACCAGCCAGGCTTGACGCCCTCTCCGCGGAAGCTCACCTGCACGTAGACTGATCCCTCGGCGGCATTCTCGCTTCGGATCTTCATGCTGATCTTGTAGGACTTTCCGCCCTCGACCGGCCGCTTGTCCTGGCAAACAAAGCCCTCCGAGAGATTCAGGCAGTTCGCACCTCCGCCGGCCTGATCCGAAACGACCCCGCCACTCTTGAGACCCGGCCCCCACCAGCCCGAGGCACCGTCCTCGAAGCCCCCATTTTTGATCAGGTCATCCGCTCTCAATGCGCCTGCCGATAGCATGACGGCTGTACCAAGCAGGATGAAAAGCAGCGC of the Terrimicrobium sacchariphilum genome contains:
- a CDS encoding carbohydrate binding domain-containing protein is translated as MNTTYHIDAPSLRLPQRGALLFILLGTAVMLSAGALRADDLIKNGGFEDGASGWWGPGLKSGGVVSDQAGGGANCLNLSEGFVCQDKRPVEGGKSYKISMKIRSENAAEGSVYVQVSFRGEGVKPGWYGSEVATVEGRSEKALFVTGGTQGWKEYASVIDAPANATEMLIYLRKLGGTSGTASFDDVKIEPAN